A genomic window from Rahnella aceris includes:
- a CDS encoding DcrB family lipoprotein encodes MRNIAKMMGMAVLIAGLAACDGKSTDAPAADKGAPAAAATAATTPVSLLDGKVTFSLPQGMSDQSGKLGTQANNMHVYADSTGQKAVIVILGDNTPESLDVLAGRLQDQQKARDTNLQVVTNKSIQVNGQTLQQYDSVITSAGQKAYSSIVLGKVDSHLLTLQITLPADNQQQAQTDAEAIISTLKIQ; translated from the coding sequence ATGCGTAATATCGCGAAAATGATGGGAATGGCAGTACTGATCGCCGGTCTGGCTGCGTGTGACGGTAAGTCGACCGATGCACCTGCCGCAGATAAAGGCGCACCAGCGGCCGCAGCCACGGCAGCCACCACGCCGGTCAGCCTGCTGGACGGCAAAGTCACCTTCTCCCTGCCGCAGGGAATGAGCGACCAGAGCGGTAAACTGGGCACACAGGCAAATAATATGCACGTGTATGCAGACAGCACCGGGCAGAAAGCGGTGATTGTCATTTTGGGTGATAACACCCCGGAATCACTGGACGTTCTGGCGGGTCGTTTACAGGATCAGCAAAAAGCGCGCGATACCAATCTGCAAGTCGTCACCAATAAATCTATTCAGGTCAACGGCCAGACATTGCAGCAGTACGACAGCGTGATCACTTCTGCTGGTCAGAAAGCCTATTCGTCTATCGTTTTGGGCAAGGTCGACAGCCATCTGCTGACCCTGCAAATTACTCTGCCTGCTGATAATCAGCAGCAGGCGCAGACCGATGCGGAAGCCATTATCAGCACACTGAAAATTCAATAA
- a CDS encoding 7-cyano-7-deazaguanine/7-aminomethyl-7-deazaguanine transporter, producing the protein MYSFTAQQRFSALIWLSLFHIAIITSSNYLVQLPVSIFGFHTTWGAFTFPFIFLATDLTVRIFGAPLARRIILSVMVPALAISYVISALFFEAQWQGVEALSSLNIMVARIATASFMAYVLGQILDVHVFNRLRQNRRWWIAPVASMFLGNISDTLSFFFIAFYKSSDAFMAQHWVEIAMVDYTFKVLICLVFFLPMYGMLLNMLLKRLSAQGNNPHSAISAH; encoded by the coding sequence ATGTACTCTTTTACTGCTCAGCAGCGGTTTTCCGCGCTGATATGGCTTTCGCTATTCCACATCGCCATCATCACCTCCAGTAACTATCTGGTTCAGTTACCCGTTTCCATTTTTGGTTTCCATACCACCTGGGGCGCGTTCACTTTCCCGTTTATTTTTCTGGCTACCGATCTGACCGTCCGTATATTTGGCGCGCCGCTGGCACGACGGATTATACTTTCCGTGATGGTGCCTGCACTGGCCATTTCCTATGTCATCTCGGCGTTATTCTTTGAAGCGCAATGGCAAGGCGTGGAAGCGCTCAGCAGCCTGAATATCATGGTCGCGCGTATCGCCACCGCCAGTTTTATGGCGTATGTGCTGGGGCAAATTCTTGACGTTCATGTGTTTAACCGCCTGCGCCAGAACCGCCGCTGGTGGATAGCACCGGTCGCCTCGATGTTCCTCGGCAATATCAGCGATACCCTGTCCTTCTTCTTTATCGCTTTCTACAAAAGCAGCGATGCCTTTATGGCACAGCACTGGGTAGAAATAGCGATGGTGGATTACACCTTCAAGGTGCTGATCTGCCTGGTGTTCTTCCTGCCGATGTACGGCATGCTGCTGAATATGCTGCTTAAGCGTTTATCAGCACAAGGAAACAACCCGCATTCCGCTATCAGTGCGCACTAA
- the tusA gene encoding sulfurtransferase TusA: MTDPFINPDHQLDALGLRCPEPVMMVRKAVRTMQDGETLLIIADDPATTRDIPGFCRFMEHTLLASDTESVPYRYLLCKGLAEKQG, encoded by the coding sequence ATGACCGACCCCTTTATCAATCCTGACCATCAGCTTGATGCGTTGGGTCTGCGTTGCCCGGAGCCAGTGATGATGGTTCGTAAAGCGGTACGCACCATGCAAGACGGCGAGACGTTATTGATCATCGCTGATGATCCGGCAACGACCCGCGATATTCCCGGTTTCTGCCGTTTTATGGAACATACGCTGCTGGCGTCGGATACCGAAAGCGTGCCGTACCGCTATTTGCTGTGCAAAGGGTTGGCAGAAAAACAGGGCTGA
- a CDS encoding zinc/cadmium/mercury/lead-transporting ATPase: MIPLQKNNTCRCGCQGKHTPALRINKIGAIAQPGTHPAGCCSEKPPLAVSACSTTDSCCAPKTGEHSHTSDDGNAEGSPGEDEPASPLSGSQQYSWKVQGMDCPACARKIEKAVSGIDGISHAKVLFATEKLVIDAGFDITQHVQNAVTAAGFTLQSLDKPQEKPTAEPSRLQEALPLIALSVLMLLSWVLDHFNPQMGNIAFIATTLVGLWPVLRQAIRQTRAGSPFAIETLMSIAAIGALFIGATAEAAMVLLLFMVGERLEAFASSRARSGVKALMALIPDTAVRIVNGKSETVPVSSLRPGDIIEIAAGARLPADAVLQSAASFDESALTGESVPVDHLAGEKVPAGSLCVDRLARLEVASAPGNSAIDRILQLIEEADERRAPIERFLDTFSRYYTPVIMLMSLLVIIVPPLAMGLSWETWIYRGLTLLLIGCPCALVISTPAAITSGLAAATRQGALIKGGAALEQLALIQTVALDKTGTLTEGKPEVTDVLLLNGASEGEVLSLASAVEEGSHHPLAQAILARAKTSNPLPLTAQDRRALAGSGVEGLVSGRKIQVLAPKSVAENSLTTETLAQITDWESSGKTVVVVLQEENAIGLIAMQDRLRDDAAEALQKLKALGVSAVMLTGDNPRAAKTIADRLGIDFRAGLLPADKVSAVTALNALKPVAMVGDGINDAPAMKAATIGIAMGSGTDVALETADAALTHNRLSGLAQMISLSRATRANIRQNITIALGLKAIFLVTTLMGLTGLWLAVLADSGATALVTANALRLLRNKSK; this comes from the coding sequence ATGATCCCACTGCAAAAAAACAACACCTGTCGCTGCGGATGTCAGGGCAAACATACCCCTGCACTGCGTATCAACAAAATTGGCGCTATTGCGCAGCCCGGCACACATCCGGCTGGCTGCTGTAGCGAAAAACCCCCGCTGGCGGTTTCCGCCTGCTCCACCACTGACAGCTGCTGTGCGCCAAAAACAGGTGAGCACTCACATACATCGGACGATGGCAACGCCGAAGGTTCGCCGGGCGAAGACGAACCCGCCTCACCGCTTTCCGGCAGTCAGCAATACAGCTGGAAAGTACAAGGTATGGACTGCCCTGCCTGTGCCCGAAAAATTGAAAAAGCCGTTTCAGGTATTGATGGTATCAGCCACGCTAAAGTGCTGTTCGCTACTGAAAAGCTGGTGATTGATGCAGGTTTTGATATCACCCAACACGTGCAAAATGCCGTTACCGCCGCAGGTTTTACCCTGCAATCGCTCGACAAACCGCAGGAAAAACCCACCGCCGAACCTTCCCGTTTGCAGGAAGCGCTGCCGCTGATCGCTCTTTCGGTTCTGATGCTACTGAGCTGGGTGCTCGATCATTTCAACCCGCAGATGGGTAACATCGCGTTTATCGCCACGACACTGGTCGGGCTCTGGCCGGTACTGCGTCAGGCGATTCGCCAGACCCGCGCCGGTTCGCCATTCGCCATCGAAACGCTGATGAGTATCGCCGCGATCGGCGCACTCTTTATCGGTGCGACAGCCGAAGCCGCCATGGTTCTGTTGCTGTTTATGGTGGGCGAACGCCTTGAGGCTTTTGCCTCCAGCCGGGCACGCAGCGGCGTAAAAGCGCTGATGGCGCTGATCCCGGATACCGCTGTCCGCATTGTGAATGGCAAATCTGAAACCGTGCCGGTCAGCAGCTTGCGTCCCGGCGATATCATTGAAATCGCGGCAGGTGCACGCCTGCCTGCCGACGCTGTTTTACAAAGCGCCGCCAGTTTCGACGAAAGCGCGCTGACCGGCGAATCAGTTCCGGTGGATCATCTGGCCGGTGAAAAAGTGCCTGCAGGCAGCCTGTGCGTTGACCGGCTGGCACGCCTCGAAGTGGCTTCCGCGCCGGGCAACAGCGCCATTGACCGCATCCTGCAACTGATTGAAGAAGCCGATGAACGCCGTGCGCCGATCGAGCGTTTCCTCGATACTTTCAGCCGCTATTACACGCCGGTCATTATGCTGATGTCGTTGCTGGTGATTATCGTGCCGCCACTGGCGATGGGGCTATCGTGGGAAACCTGGATTTACCGCGGGCTGACGCTGCTGCTGATTGGCTGTCCTTGTGCGCTGGTGATTTCGACGCCAGCAGCGATTACGTCCGGGCTGGCAGCGGCCACGCGTCAGGGTGCATTGATCAAAGGCGGTGCAGCGCTGGAACAGCTGGCGCTGATTCAAACCGTTGCCCTGGATAAAACCGGTACGCTGACCGAAGGCAAACCTGAAGTTACCGACGTTTTACTGCTGAACGGCGCCAGCGAAGGCGAAGTATTAAGTCTGGCATCAGCGGTGGAAGAAGGTTCGCATCACCCGCTGGCGCAGGCGATTTTGGCCCGTGCAAAAACCAGTAATCCGCTACCGCTCACGGCGCAGGATCGCCGCGCGCTGGCCGGTTCCGGCGTGGAAGGCCTCGTTTCAGGCCGCAAAATTCAGGTGCTGGCACCGAAAAGTGTGGCTGAAAACAGCCTGACAACTGAAACCCTTGCGCAAATTACTGACTGGGAATCCAGCGGAAAAACCGTGGTGGTGGTGTTGCAGGAAGAAAACGCGATCGGGCTGATTGCCATGCAGGATCGTCTGCGGGATGACGCGGCCGAGGCATTGCAGAAACTCAAAGCGCTCGGCGTGTCGGCGGTCATGCTGACCGGCGACAATCCGCGGGCGGCGAAAACCATCGCTGACCGGCTCGGCATTGATTTCCGTGCGGGCTTACTGCCTGCGGATAAAGTCTCAGCGGTCACCGCGCTGAATGCACTGAAACCGGTAGCCATGGTCGGTGACGGCATTAACGATGCGCCCGCCATGAAAGCCGCGACTATCGGTATTGCGATGGGAAGCGGAACGGACGTCGCGCTGGAAACGGCGGATGCGGCACTGACGCATAACCGCCTGAGCGGGCTGGCGCAGATGATCAGCCTTTCGCGTGCTACACGGGCGAATATCCGTCAGAACATCACGATTGCGCTGGGGCTGAAAGCGATTTTCCTGGTCACCACGTTGATGGGATTGACCGGATTGTGGCTGGCGGTGCTGGCGGATTCCGGCGCAACGGCGCTGGTGACCGCCAATGCGTTAAGGCTGTTGCGCAATAAATCGAAATAA
- a CDS encoding lysoplasmalogenase — translation MSWPFLAVFFSGWLFVDASYRGPRWQRWVFKPVTLLLLLLLAWQAPTLNVYSYLILLGLAATLVADSLLLLPEERFMYAIGAFFLSHLLYTLSFASQMTITFFWPLPLTLLIIGAILLAVIWTRLAELRWPVTTYIAMTLLMVWLAGEQYFARSTDMAFSLFCGAALLLLGNIFWLLSRYRFTFRAADALVAACYFGGHFLIVRSLYL, via the coding sequence ATGAGTTGGCCATTCCTCGCTGTATTTTTCTCTGGCTGGTTGTTCGTTGACGCCAGCTATCGTGGCCCGCGCTGGCAGCGCTGGGTCTTTAAACCCGTCACCTTACTATTGCTGCTGTTGCTGGCCTGGCAGGCGCCGACACTCAACGTTTACAGCTATCTGATCTTACTGGGTCTGGCGGCGACACTGGTGGCAGACAGCCTGTTACTGCTGCCTGAAGAACGCTTCATGTACGCCATCGGTGCCTTCTTCCTGTCGCATCTGCTGTATACGCTGAGTTTCGCCAGCCAGATGACCATCACCTTCTTCTGGCCGCTGCCGCTGACGTTACTGATCATCGGGGCGATACTTCTCGCAGTGATCTGGACACGGCTGGCGGAGCTGCGATGGCCAGTGACCACTTACATCGCCATGACCCTGCTGATGGTCTGGCTGGCTGGCGAACAGTATTTTGCCCGCAGTACCGACATGGCGTTTTCGCTGTTCTGCGGCGCAGCGCTGTTACTGCTGGGGAATATTTTCTGGCTGCTCAGCCGATACCGCTTCACCTTCCGCGCCGCCGACGCGCTGGTTGCCGCCTGTTATTTCGGCGGGCACTTCCTGATAGTCCGGTCGTTATACCTGTAA
- a CDS encoding DUF1145 family protein codes for MLINIGRLLMLCIWAFLAFNLIHPFPKPIKYFLDVAIVFMFFMHGLQVMLLKATQGKEKDTIGPWLQTRIFLFGVFELMAWQKKQPPLPAKK; via the coding sequence ATGTTGATCAATATTGGTCGGTTGTTGATGTTATGTATTTGGGCGTTTCTGGCGTTTAACCTGATCCACCCGTTCCCGAAGCCGATCAAATACTTTTTAGACGTGGCAATTGTCTTCATGTTCTTTATGCATGGCCTGCAGGTGATGCTGCTTAAAGCCACGCAGGGCAAGGAAAAGGACACCATCGGGCCGTGGCTGCAAACCCGCATCTTCCTGTTCGGCGTCTTCGAACTGATGGCGTGGCAGAAAAAACAGCCTCCGTTGCCAGCCAAAAAGTAA
- the rsmD gene encoding 16S rRNA (guanine(966)-N(2))-methyltransferase yields the protein MAKKPNTPAAGQIRIIGGQWRGRKLPVPHSPGLRPTTDRVRETLFNWLAPVLQGAHCLDCFAGSGALGLEALSRYAASATLLEFERPVAQQLEKNLALLNASDAKVFNVNALNWLAKAGSAFDVVFLDPPFRKGILQDTLNLLEQNQWLADEAWIYVETEAEHDTLDVPARWRLHREKVAGQVAYRLYHRDVTPETGSPEQEQ from the coding sequence ATGGCAAAGAAACCCAACACGCCCGCCGCAGGCCAGATCCGAATTATTGGCGGACAATGGCGCGGACGCAAACTTCCGGTCCCTCACAGCCCGGGGCTGCGCCCGACTACCGATCGCGTGCGCGAAACGCTGTTTAACTGGCTTGCGCCAGTTTTACAGGGCGCACATTGTCTGGACTGTTTTGCAGGCAGCGGCGCACTCGGTCTGGAAGCCTTGTCACGTTATGCGGCCAGCGCGACATTGCTGGAGTTTGAGCGCCCGGTTGCGCAACAGTTAGAGAAAAACCTGGCGCTGCTAAACGCCAGTGATGCGAAAGTATTTAACGTCAATGCCCTGAACTGGCTGGCAAAAGCCGGAAGCGCCTTTGATGTGGTTTTCCTCGATCCGCCTTTCCGCAAAGGCATTCTGCAAGACACCCTGAACCTGCTGGAGCAAAACCAGTGGCTGGCCGATGAAGCCTGGATTTATGTCGAAACAGAAGCCGAACATGACACGCTGGATGTGCCTGCCCGCTGGCGCTTACACCGTGAGAAAGTCGCCGGACAAGTTGCTTATCGTCTTTATCATCGCGATGTGACGCCTGAAACCGGCTCACCAGAACAGGAGCAGTAA
- the ftsY gene encoding signal recognition particle-docking protein FtsY: MAKDKKRGFFSWFGRGRQEEEQQKEETREEQPVVEEQLTEEPAVPVAREAVTEPEVEAETETEPAAHVQPEPEIEPEPFVEPEPEIVPEPLTEPELEDKPEPVREQAAAELAEEIVHITEQVAAQPAVVEDIAEDEFVESAEEIAEDLRQDAIDSIDDSVAVEEPLPVALDPIVVLPAGETEQERPTKEGFFARLKRSLVKTKQNLGSGFVGLFRGKKIDDDLFEELEEQLLIADVGVETTRKIITSLTEHASRKQLKDADALYGKLKEEMSEILAKVDEPLDVSGKTPYVILMVGVNGVGKTTTIGKMARQFEAQGKSVMLAAGDTFRAAAVEQLQVWGQRNKIPVIAQHTGADSASVIFDAIQAAKARNIDVLIADTAGRLQNKTHLMEELKKIVRVMKKLDEDAPHEVMLTLDASTGQNAVSQAKLFNEAVGLTGITLTKLDGTAKGGVIFAIADQFSIPIRYIGVGEGIEDLRPFKADDFIEALFARED, from the coding sequence ATGGCAAAAGATAAAAAACGCGGTTTCTTCTCCTGGTTCGGTCGTGGCCGTCAGGAAGAAGAGCAGCAGAAGGAAGAAACACGCGAAGAACAGCCGGTTGTCGAAGAACAACTGACGGAAGAACCGGCAGTCCCGGTAGCTCGCGAGGCTGTTACAGAACCTGAAGTTGAAGCAGAAACTGAAACTGAACCGGCCGCACACGTTCAACCTGAGCCTGAAATTGAACCCGAGCCATTTGTTGAGCCGGAACCGGAAATTGTACCCGAACCGCTGACAGAGCCTGAGCTGGAAGACAAACCTGAACCGGTTCGCGAGCAGGCCGCCGCTGAACTGGCAGAAGAAATTGTTCACATCACTGAGCAGGTTGCCGCGCAGCCTGCCGTTGTTGAAGATATCGCTGAAGACGAATTTGTTGAATCGGCAGAAGAAATTGCCGAAGATCTGCGTCAGGACGCCATTGATTCGATTGATGATTCTGTCGCTGTGGAAGAACCCTTACCTGTGGCGCTGGATCCGATTGTGGTGCTGCCCGCCGGTGAAACCGAGCAGGAACGCCCGACCAAAGAAGGGTTCTTCGCCCGTCTGAAACGCAGCCTGGTCAAAACCAAGCAGAATCTCGGCTCCGGTTTCGTTGGTCTGTTCCGTGGTAAGAAAATCGACGACGATCTGTTTGAGGAGCTGGAAGAACAGCTGCTGATCGCCGACGTTGGCGTCGAAACCACCCGAAAAATCATTACTTCACTGACTGAACATGCCTCGCGTAAGCAACTGAAAGACGCAGATGCGCTGTACGGCAAGCTGAAGGAAGAAATGTCCGAAATACTGGCGAAAGTTGACGAGCCACTGGATGTCAGCGGGAAAACCCCGTATGTCATTCTGATGGTTGGCGTAAACGGCGTCGGTAAAACCACCACCATCGGTAAAATGGCGCGCCAGTTTGAAGCACAGGGTAAATCTGTGATGCTGGCAGCAGGCGACACCTTCCGTGCCGCAGCCGTTGAACAGTTGCAAGTCTGGGGTCAGCGTAACAAGATCCCGGTGATTGCGCAGCACACCGGTGCCGATTCCGCGTCGGTTATCTTCGATGCCATTCAGGCGGCGAAAGCCCGCAATATCGACGTGCTGATTGCTGATACCGCCGGGCGTTTGCAAAACAAAACGCACCTGATGGAAGAGCTGAAGAAAATCGTCCGTGTGATGAAGAAGCTCGACGAAGACGCACCGCATGAAGTGATGCTGACGCTCGACGCCAGTACCGGCCAGAACGCAGTGAGTCAGGCCAAATTATTCAACGAAGCCGTCGGGCTGACCGGGATAACGCTGACTAAACTGGATGGCACTGCGAAAGGCGGCGTGATCTTTGCCATCGCCGATCAGTTCAGCATTCCGATCCGTTACATTGGTGTCGGTGAAGGTATCGAAGATTTAAGGCCGTTTAAGGCAGACGATTTTATTGAGGCACTTTTTGCCCGAGAGGATTAA
- the ftsE gene encoding cell division ATP-binding protein FtsE, whose product MIRFEQVSKAYLGGRQALQGVNFHIQQAEMAFLTGHSGAGKSTLLKLICGIERPSAGHILFGGHDISRLKSSEVPFLRRQIGMIFQDHHLLMDRTVYDNVAMPLIISGASSEDIRRRVSAALDKVGLLDKAKNLPIQLSGGEQQRVGIARAVVNKPAVLLADEPTGNLDGELSEGILRLFEEFNRVGVTVLMATHDVGLIARRNYRTLTLSQGRMSGGVY is encoded by the coding sequence ATGATTCGCTTTGAACAGGTCAGTAAAGCTTATCTGGGCGGACGACAGGCGCTTCAGGGCGTCAATTTTCATATCCAGCAAGCAGAAATGGCATTTCTGACCGGACACTCTGGCGCGGGTAAAAGTACCCTGCTGAAGCTGATTTGCGGCATAGAGCGTCCGAGTGCCGGACACATTTTGTTTGGCGGTCATGATATCAGCCGCCTGAAATCCAGCGAAGTGCCGTTCCTGCGTCGTCAGATCGGCATGATCTTTCAGGATCACCACCTGCTGATGGATCGTACCGTGTATGACAACGTGGCGATGCCGCTGATCATTTCCGGTGCAAGCAGTGAAGATATCCGCCGCCGCGTGTCGGCTGCGCTGGATAAAGTCGGATTACTGGATAAAGCGAAGAACTTGCCAATCCAGCTTTCCGGCGGTGAACAACAGCGTGTGGGCATTGCCCGTGCGGTGGTGAACAAGCCCGCAGTGCTGCTGGCGGATGAACCGACCGGTAACCTCGATGGCGAATTGTCGGAAGGCATTTTGCGTCTGTTCGAAGAATTTAACCGCGTCGGCGTTACCGTGCTGATGGCGACGCATGATGTGGGTCTGATTGCCCGTCGTAATTACCGCACGCTGACGCTGAGTCAGGGGCGTATGTCGGGAGGGGTGTACTAA
- the ftsX gene encoding permease-like cell division protein FtsX: MANSPNPAKTAKSARAAKSKALQGGWREQWRYAWMNALADMLRQPLATLLTVMVIAISLTLPSVCYLVWKNVSTAAEQWYPTPQLTVYLDKALDDDAAENVVKTLKTEAGVDKVNYLSREEAMGEFRNWSGFGGAMDMLEQNPLPAVAIITPKMNFQDSATLSTLRDRVAAVHGVDEVRMDDSWFARLAALTGLVGQIAAMIGILMVIAVFLVIGNSVRLSIFSRRDTINVMKLIGATDGFILRPFLNGGAMLGFTGALLSLILSEVLVLRLESVVTQVAQVFGTTFDLHGLGWDESLLLLIVSAMIGWIAAWLATVQHLRRFTPQ; this comes from the coding sequence ATGGCGAACAGTCCGAATCCGGCTAAAACCGCAAAAAGCGCCCGTGCCGCAAAAAGCAAAGCGTTGCAGGGCGGCTGGCGTGAACAGTGGCGCTATGCCTGGATGAACGCGCTGGCTGACATGCTGCGTCAGCCGCTGGCGACGCTGCTGACGGTGATGGTGATCGCCATTTCCCTGACGCTGCCGAGCGTGTGTTATCTGGTGTGGAAAAACGTCAGTACGGCGGCGGAGCAGTGGTATCCGACGCCACAACTGACCGTTTATCTCGATAAAGCGCTGGATGATGACGCCGCAGAAAACGTGGTCAAAACCCTGAAAACCGAAGCGGGCGTGGATAAAGTTAATTATCTGTCCCGTGAAGAGGCGATGGGTGAATTCCGCAACTGGTCAGGCTTTGGCGGCGCAATGGATATGCTGGAGCAAAACCCGTTGCCAGCGGTGGCGATCATCACGCCTAAAATGAATTTCCAGGACTCTGCGACACTCAGCACCTTGCGCGACCGCGTGGCGGCTGTGCATGGCGTGGATGAAGTGCGGATGGACGACAGTTGGTTTGCCCGTCTTGCGGCGCTGACCGGTCTGGTCGGGCAGATTGCGGCGATGATCGGCATTCTGATGGTGATCGCCGTCTTCCTCGTTATTGGTAACAGTGTGCGACTGAGCATCTTCAGCCGCCGCGATACCATTAACGTGATGAAGCTGATTGGCGCGACCGATGGCTTTATTTTGCGGCCGTTCCTCAACGGTGGCGCGATGCTCGGTTTCACCGGTGCATTGTTATCACTCATCCTCTCGGAAGTGCTGGTGTTGCGGCTTGAGAGCGTGGTGACGCAGGTTGCGCAGGTCTTCGGCACCACCTTTGACCTGCATGGTCTGGGCTGGGACGAAAGCCTGTTACTGCTGATCGTTTCCGCGATGATTGGCTGGATTGCCGCCTGGCTGGCGACGGTTCAACATTTACGGCGATTTACACCACAGTAG
- the rpoH gene encoding RNA polymerase sigma factor RpoH: protein MTKEMRTLALVPQGSLEAYVRAANAYPMLTAEEERALAERLHYNGDLEAAKELILSHLRFVAHIARNYSGYGLPQADLIQEGNIGLMKAVRRFNPEVGVRLVSFAVHWIKAEIHEYVLRNWRIVKVATTKAQRKLFFNLRKNKQRLGWFSHDEVEHVARELGVTSKDVLEMESRMAAQDMTFDPTPDDEPRDGAAMAPMLYLQDKSSDFAETIEEDNWDQDATDKLSSAMEGLDERSQDIIRARWLDDENKSTLQELADKYGVSAERVRQLEKNAMKKLRMAIEA from the coding sequence ATGACCAAAGAAATGCGCACTTTAGCATTAGTACCCCAAGGTAGCCTGGAAGCCTATGTTCGGGCGGCCAATGCCTATCCTATGCTCACCGCAGAGGAAGAACGGGCGCTGGCTGAACGGCTGCATTACAACGGTGATCTGGAAGCAGCGAAAGAGCTGATCCTGTCTCACCTGCGCTTTGTTGCTCACATTGCCCGCAACTATTCAGGCTACGGTTTGCCTCAGGCAGACCTTATCCAGGAAGGGAATATCGGCCTGATGAAAGCGGTTCGCCGTTTTAATCCGGAAGTCGGTGTCCGTCTGGTATCCTTTGCCGTGCATTGGATCAAAGCGGAAATTCACGAATATGTGCTGCGTAACTGGCGCATCGTGAAAGTCGCTACCACCAAAGCGCAGCGTAAGCTGTTCTTCAACCTGCGTAAGAACAAACAGCGTCTGGGCTGGTTCAGCCACGACGAAGTCGAGCACGTCGCCCGCGAACTGGGTGTGACGAGCAAAGATGTGCTGGAAATGGAATCACGCATGGCCGCACAGGACATGACGTTTGATCCGACGCCGGATGATGAACCACGCGACGGCGCAGCGATGGCACCGATGCTGTATCTGCAAGACAAGAGTTCTGACTTTGCAGAAACTATCGAAGAAGATAACTGGGATCAGGACGCCACCGACAAACTTTCCTCTGCAATGGAAGGTCTGGACGAACGCAGTCAGGATATCATTCGTGCCCGCTGGTTAGACGACGAAAACAAATCGACCCTGCAGGAGCTTGCCGATAAATACGGTGTGTCTGCAGAACGTGTTCGTCAGCTGGAAAAGAACGCGATGAAAAAACTGCGTATGGCGATCGAAGCCTGA
- the panM gene encoding aspartate 1-decarboxylase autocleavage activator PanM yields the protein MKLTIQKLTSLSVQDLIDLAKIWPEQTESDWQASLQNNRALFAAVFNERILGAVKIRLDGNQAELSDLLVREVTRRRGVGLYLMEDVQAQLPQVESWTMKADPEPVLDAFMLACGFVREGNVWKKS from the coding sequence ATGAAATTAACTATCCAAAAACTGACGTCGCTCAGCGTGCAGGACCTGATCGACCTGGCAAAAATCTGGCCGGAGCAAACTGAAAGTGACTGGCAAGCCAGCCTGCAAAATAACCGCGCGCTGTTCGCTGCGGTGTTTAATGAACGCATTCTGGGCGCAGTGAAAATCAGGCTCGACGGTAATCAGGCTGAACTGAGTGATTTGCTGGTGCGCGAAGTCACGCGCCGTCGCGGTGTCGGATTGTATCTGATGGAAGATGTGCAGGCGCAACTGCCGCAGGTGGAAAGCTGGACGATGAAAGCGGATCCGGAACCCGTGCTGGATGCATTTATGCTGGCCTGCGGTTTTGTACGTGAAGGCAATGTCTGGAAAAAATCCTGA